In the genome of Paenibacillus pabuli, the window TGGTTATTAAAGATTACGAACGTTTCTATGCCAATATAGCGGATCTGATGGACAAGTGGCAAGAACAGCAGTTAACGATTCGGGATCTGAAGTCATCGGCGAAACCGGTGGATGATCCTACGAAGATTGATCGCAAACAACTGGATGACATTGTGAAACAACTGGAGTACAGCGTTCGGCAATTAAAAATTCGGGCACGCCCTGAACATGATCTGTTCTCCGAGTAAGCTTGCACATCCGGGATAATATAAAATCAGCATTTTAATGCTCAACTAAAAGGTGGTTAATCATGAGTACTCATTTTTCGGTCAGTGTGCATTGTTTGTTGTTATTGTCTTTCAGCGCGCCTGAACGAATCACTTCGGCACTGATTGCAGGTAGCGTGAATACCAACCCTGTTGTTGTCAGACGAATTTTGGGCGGGTTGAAAAAGGCAGGCCTTGTGGACTCTTCACCGGGAACCAGAGGATTCTATCTCGCCAAGCCTTCAAGCGAAATCACATTAGCCATGATCTATCAGGCTGCCAAGGATGAAGGACCATTGTTTCCGATTCACGGTAACTGCAATCCGAATTGTGATGTTGGCCTTCGTATAGATAGCCTTCTGACTAGCCTGTACCAGGTTGCCGAATCAAAGGTGGAACAGTTCTTCGCATCCATTACTCTTGAAGATATGGAGCGTTCCTGTTCTCAAATTGAGGTTATTCCATCACATGCCGAATAAAGCGTAATATAAGGGAAAGGGAAGGTGTGCTGTACTATGAAAATTATTGTCATTTCGGACACTCATTTACCTCGAAGAGCACGGAAGTTACCCGATTCCCTGCTTGAGGCGCTATCAGATGCCGATCTGATTCTCCATGCGGGTGACTGGTCGGACTGGGATGTATACAAGCTGCTTAGCGCATATGCGCCGGTTGAAGGTGTTGCAGGTAATACGGACCCGCCTGAAATAGGTCAAAAACTCGGGTTCTCCCGCATCGTTGAAGCAGACGGTTTGCGTCTTGGTCTTGTGCATGGTCATCTGGGATCAAAATCGACCGAGCAGAATGCGATCCACACTTTTGCAGGACAGCAGGTGGATGCCGTCATTTATGGACACTCACACATTCCAGTGATGCATACGGTCAATGATGTGTTGATATTTAATCCGGGTTCTCCTACGGATCGGCGGCGTCAGCCCCAGTACTCTTTTGGTATCATGACGACAGGGTTGGGTAAATTGCAGGCGGAACATGTCTTTTTTGATGAAAAATAAAAGTTAAAACCAGGGCATCTCGAATCAGAAGGATATTCTTTCTGTTATCGGGGTGCTTTTTGCTATGTGTTTGTTCAAAAGAGAACCTGCAAGTTATCTCTGAATGGGGAATATGGTCTGCTGTTTATCTGTCATTCATCTCTTCTCATTGACCTCTATGGAGGCATGCGTATGAGTGATACAATGCGTTTACAACCATTAATTGAATACGTTTACATAAGGGGATGAATGTTGATGAAATTGTCTGTATTCACTGTAGCGACACCGGACTTGACGGCAGATGAATTGGCCTCGGCTGCGGCCGCAGCCGGAATCGAAGGGATTGAATGGAGGTATCGCGGAATACCGGCCGATGCGATGTCCGAAGAACCTTCGTATTGGAGACATAATCGCTGCTCGATAGATCCAGACCAATGGGAGGAACAGGTGCCTGCATTTCGTGAAGCGGCAAAAAAGCATGACAGACAATCGATTGCATTGGTGCCGTATCTGAGCTGTGGGGATTTGCTTGCTACAGAGCAGGCATTTCAAGCCGCTCAAGCCTTGGGAGCATCCATGATGCGTGTTGGGGTTCCCGGCTATGATCGCAAAACCAGCTATCCTGAATTGTACAAACAAGCTGTGCATTATCTGAGTGAAGTTCAAGAGATGGCCCAACAGTATAAGGTAAAAGCCGTAGTGGAAACCCATCATCAAACGATTGCCCCCACGGCATCACTGGCCTATCGGCTGGTGCAATCGCTGGATTCACAGCATGTAGGCGTATTGTACGATCCGGGAAACATGGTGCATGAAGGATATGAGAACCACCGTATGGGACTGGAATTACTGGGACCTTATCTGGCACATGTACATGTGAAGAATGCGGCTTGGTTCAATGATACATCGAGCGTGAATTCAATTTCCGGTGTGAATGAACGGAATACCAAAATATCGATAGCTGCAGCCTGGCATTGCCAGTGGGCCCCCTTGACTGAAGGGGTGGTGAACTGGTTGCAAGTGTTCCGGGACCTGAAATCCGTTGGATATGACGGGTATTACGGCATTGAGGATTTTAGCGGAGTTTTGGAATCGAAGGCAATGTTACAGCATTTTGCAGATGTTTTTGCCGAAATTGAGCGTCGAGTTGACGAGGAGGTACAAGTATGAGTTTGGTTCGAGTAGCCGTCATTGGAATTGGGAATATGGGTGCAGCCCATGCCAGAACGTTGGTAGCAGGAGAAGTACCGGGTGCAGAACTGGTGGCTGTGTGTGATGTGAGACAAGAAATGGGGAGCTGGGTATCCAGTAACCTTCCGGCTGCAGTCACCTATTGGCAGGATGCGGAGCAGATGATGTCATCCGGGACGATTGATGCTGTCATTATAGCAACTCCGCATTATGATCATCCCGAAAAGGCCATTCAGGCTTTTCAGTATGGTTTGCATGTCATGATCGAGAAACCTGCCGGAGTATACACCAAACAGGTACGCAAGATGAATGAAGCGGCTGCTGTCAGCGGCAAAGTGTTTTCCATGATGTATAACCAGCGAACAAACCCTTTATATATCAAGCTAAGGGATCTGATTGCCTCGGGGGAACTGGGTGAGGTACGGCGCACCAACTGGATTATTACGAATTGGTATCGCTCCCAGAGTTATTATGATTCGGGCGGCTGGCGTGCAACCTGGGCTGGTGAAGGAGGCGGTGTCCTGATCAACCAGGACCCTCACCAACTTGACCTGTGGCAATGGACCATCGGCATGATGCCGGTGCGTATGCGTGCCTTCTGTTCATTTGGCAAATACCGGAACATTGAAGTGGAAGATGATGTAACGGCATATGTTGAGTATGAAAACGGAGCAACAGGTGTATTCGTAACTACAACGGGTGAAGCACCAGGCACCAACCGGTTTGAAGTCAATGGGGATCGCGGCAAAATTGTCATTGAAGATGGTCAGCTGACCTTCTGGCGTCTTCGTGAACCCGAGCCTGAATTCAATCAGAGATTTACCGGAGGTTTTGGACAGCCGGAATGCTGGAAATGCGAGGTGCCAATTACCGGTGTGGAAACCGGACATCCTGGGCTGATTCGCAACTGGATCGATGCCATCTTGAACGGGACCCCGCTCATTGCTCCTGGTGAAGAGGGTATCCATGGATTAACATTGTCCAATGCCATGCTGCTGTCAACCTGGACGGATAACTGGGTGGATCTGCCGATCGACGAGGATTTATTCTATGAGCATTTGCAGCAGCGGATTGCCAGTTCAAATACAAAGAAAGACAAGGCAGGAAGCAGCAGTCAGCCTGCCGATCTGTCACAGACATTTAAGTAATGCTTTTGCACAAATCCAGAATCCAGAGACTCATTTTCAATACTTAATCATACAAGGTACGAATTCAAATGCCCATAAGGGAAGGATGGATATAAGACATGGCAAAAGACGGAATGTTCTATGCCCCAAAGAGTGTGAAAAAAGAGGTTGTATGCGGCCCGGGGGAATTTGTTATTGGGGCGGTTGCACTGGACCATGGACATATCTATGGTATGGTTGGCGGGCTGGTGGAGGCCGGAGCAACACTCAAATGGGTATACGATCCTGACCCGGCTAAGGTCGAGGCTTTTCGGAAACAGTTCCCTCAGGCACAGGTCGCGGCATCTGAGGCAGAAGTGCTTGGCGACGATGAAGTGCAGCTCGTAGCCGGAGCAGCCATACCGTCGGAACGTGCGCCACTCGGCATGAGAGTCATGGCCGCAGGCAAGGATTATTTTACGGACAAAGCCCCCTTTACCACACTGGATCAACTGTCTCTTGCACGTGAAGAAGTTAAACGTACGGGGAAAAAGTATATGGTCTATTACAGTGAACGTCTGCATGTGGAAAGTGCGGTTTATGCCGGACAACTGATCGAACAGGGAGCCATCGGGAAGGTTGTACAGGTTATGGGGACGGGGCCGCATCGATTGAATGCGGGTGGTCGGCCGGAGTGGTTCTTCCAGCATGAAAAGTATGGCGGCATCCTTTGTGATATTGGAAGTCATCAGATCGAGCAGTTTCTGACCTTTGCTTCCTGTACGGATGCAGAAGTGGCGTTCAGTCGGGTGAACAACTTCAATCATCCACAATTCCCGGAACTAGAGGACTTTGGCGAAGCATCACTCATCGGCAACAACGGAGCTTCCGGTTACTTCCGGGTAGACTGGTTTACACCGGATGGTCTGGGCACATGGGGTGATGGCCGAACGGTTATCTTGGGAACGGACGGATACATTGAACTGCGTAAGTATATCGACGTGGCGAGAGAGCGTGAAGGCGATCAGGTGTACCTGGTTAACCATGAAGGGGAATACCGATATAGCGTCAAAGGACAGGTCGGTTATCCGTTCTTCGGTGAACTGATCCGAGACTGTCTCGATCGAACAGAGAATGCGATGACACAGGAGCATGCGTTTAAGGCGGCAGAACTCTGCTTGATTGCGCAGCATAAGGCAATGAGTGAGAGAGTGGTATGGAGCAGTGGTGCGAAGTAAAGGGTTTTGTATAAAATAGTACTTATAGATGTGAGAGGAGAGCAGCCCGCTGTAGAGGCTGCTCTTTTGTTTGTTGTGCTACCTTCGCAAATGGAACAATATGGTTTATTATGAAAGTAGTTCAGAAATTGACTTGAATGTGTGGTGTTTACGAAGTACATAAATTAGCTGTTATGTGAAACCGATGCAAGTGCGATAAAGATAATAAAGGAAGTGAGTCATTTGGAGTATTCTGATTTGTTCAATTTAAAGAATATTTATCTCGATCAAATATATGAACCTGAGGAGAACACCCTTAGATTACTCTTCAGTCGAAGTAGAACTAGTGAACCTCCTGAAACAATAACAATTGGAAAAATTGAAATTAAAGATACATATTCGATTGATGTAGATGAAACATTACCTTTATTACAAATGGATTTTGAATGGTACATTGGATATTCAATTCGAAATGAAAGTTACACTTCATGGGATGATTATGAAGAATTTGAGGGTAAGATCTTTAGGATTTATAGTAAATCTAGATACTTAGACTTTATTAAAGTAGGAACATTTGCTTCTGAGGATTACCCAGGTCCATTTAAGCATTATGGCATCGCATGTCTTAACCATATCGTGGATGTTGTATCAGTTTCTGAACCAATTATTAAGGAAGTTCAACGAACTAAATAAGATTATTGAATGTATCTCAAGAAGGCATCGGTCTCAGATAACATTATGTTCACGCTTCGGGCCATTTGGCCCTCGGTCCACCCGAGGAGATTCCCAAGAAGAGGATTCAGGTGGACACATCCCCACCACCTAACCGCATCGCGGCCGGACCTAAAGGTCCTTAAGGTGGTGGGACGTCGTGAACACGGAAACGTTATCTGAAACCGGCAAGATAGAGAGGAGAAAAACATGATACTTGGATTGTATGAAGCACATTTACCAGTGAGCAATTTAAGGCAATCAATTGAGTTTTATTCGAAATTAGGATTAGAGTTGGCCTGGAGAGATGAAGATACAGCTTTCTTCTGGATTGAAAAAGAAAAGAGTTGGGTGGGTCTTTGGGAAGGCGAAGAGCATAAAATTTCTTACCATCCGTCGTTAAGACATCTAGCATTTCGAGTTAGTTATGAAGATCTTAGAAACAGTATAAAATGGCTTCAAACGATTGAGATAGATCCCGTTCCATTTGGAAAAAGAGATTCAATCCATCCATTCGTCAGACCCAATCAGGGAAACGCTTCAGTTTACTTCGATGATCCAGATGGAAATAGTTTAGAATTAATGTGTTTTGTAAGCGTCCCTGAAAACTTAAAAAATATATCAAATAAATTATCAATAGAAGAATGGGAAGAGCTTTTGAAAGAGACGAATTAAAGAACTTATTTATTGGGATATTTCAAATGAAGTGCCGGCGTCAGATAACATAATATTCATGCTGCGGCTCCGATGGGCCTTGGTCTGCAAGAAGAAATTCAGAGAGGCATTTCAGCAGACAACCCCTTTGGGGTTCATGAATACAGGAATGTTAGATGAAATTCCTAAAATTGATATAAAGAACTCAAGTAGGTGAATATCAAGATGCCTTATATAAAACCTGTAATTCGAGAACCTTACTATGATAAACCTGTATGGATTGAGAATGAGGTGACTCGAAAGGAGTTCACTTTTTTATCCTCAAATAGTAGTACAGCTGAAGTTGAATTGTTTTTACTGCATTTATTTGGCTACAACAGCATTGATGCAGCGAAGTCTTTTGAAGAATCTTTTAAAGAACTATTTGAAGAAGATGAAGTAGCAATATTAGGCGGGGTTACTTTTATGCAGGATGAAGAAACGTATATTATGCCTAGCTGTTGTTGTGGGCTTGAGGAATTTCAAACTATTACTAATTCTATTAATGCCAAACAAAGTCCATGGCTAGGGCATGACCCTTCACCTGGAATTAAATATTATGAAGATTATGTCTTAGTATGGTCGGATTGTCCAGACAAACAAAAGGAAGAATTATCAAGTATTAGGTTTACCTATAAAGAACTATTAGAAGGACTAGAGAAATGCAAAAAGGACTTATTAGGATTTATAGAAGAACCATTATACAAATGGATCAAAATGAGAGATGAAGAAATAGCGAATCGAATGAAACAAAAAATGTTTCATTGGTTTTTAAAAGACGATTATTCTTGAATGCATTCCAGGAAGTCAGGAACTTCAGCTAACATTATATCCGCATCGGAGCCTATCGGCTCCTCGATCCGTAAGAAGCAATTGGCAGGGAAGTGAATTCAGCGGACATCCGCACCGACTAACCGCATCGCGGCAGGCTCCTTACGGAGCCTTAAGTCGGTGGGACGTCGTGAATACAGCAACGTTAGGCGAAACTTCGGGAATATAAATCAAATAAACTCAAAGGGGATTTCGATGAAGAATCAAAAACCAGTAATTATTGAAGAATACAATAAAGAATGGGCAAAAGCATTCAATATAATAGAATCAATTTTATCAAATGAACTTAGTGGTCTAGCATTACGAATTGAGCACGTTGGAAGTACATCGGTACCGAATCTTGCGGCCAAACCAATCATTGATATTGATGTAGTAATTGAATCTATGGAGTACCTACCAGTGGTAATCAAGAAGTTAGACGAATTGGGATATGTACACGAAGGTGATTTAGGAATTAAGAACAGAGAGGCATTTGCAAGAAAGGATGTTTATGTACCTTACAGTAGCGAAGGCTATGTGAAGCACGAACATCATCTATACGTATGCAATAGAGAAAGTGACGAACTAAAAAGACATATAATGTTTCGAGACATATTAAGAAAGTATCCTTTATTGGTATCTGAGTACACAAATTTGAAGATCCAACTGTCAAGTAAATTCAGAAACAATCGCAATGCCTATACTGAAGGAAAGACAGAATTTGTTACGAGGATAATGAATGAGTACAAAGATGTTTTGTGGAGTATTTCAGAAGACAAAGACATCCGATAACAAAGTGTTCCAACTTCGCGACTGTCGTCGCTCGGTCTGCTTGAGGAATTTTCATTGAAGCAGGTTAGGTGAAATCCCCTAAAGACATTTAAATAAAAGGAGATCCAATGAAGAGAACAATAGTGATCAGTGATATACATGGATGTATCAAGGAATTCAATCAGTTACTGTTAGAGATCGATTATAATTCAGTTGTTGATCAACTCATTTTGCTTGGTGATTATGTAGATAGAGGTCCCGACAGCAAGTCAGTAGTTGATAGAGTAATCGATCTAGTGAGTAATCATAAAGTAATAGCATTACGAGGAAATCACGATCAACGACTTTATGATCTAGTTAATAGTCAGAGCAGGGAAGTTAGAATCAAATTTCTCGAACATGGAGGAATACAGACAATTCAAAGTTATTGTGATACGAACTCTGAGATCACGGAAGAACAATTGCAACAAGGAATTGAATTAATTCGAACTAACTATCAGCATCATACGGATTTTCTTGGACAATTGCCTCTAAATTATGAGGACAGTCATCACATATATGTTCATGCTGGTTTGAACCCTAGCTACGCAGAC includes:
- a CDS encoding DivIVA domain-containing protein, with product MDEHMKRRLDKQRQLFKQLGVQLDALSIHEKQFNYKLRGYDPDEVDAYLDLVIKDYERFYANIADLMDKWQEQQLTIRDLKSSAKPVDDPTKIDRKQLDDIVKQLEYSVRQLKIRARPEHDLFSE
- a CDS encoding Rrf2 family transcriptional regulator, which translates into the protein MSTHFSVSVHCLLLLSFSAPERITSALIAGSVNTNPVVVRRILGGLKKAGLVDSSPGTRGFYLAKPSSEITLAMIYQAAKDEGPLFPIHGNCNPNCDVGLRIDSLLTSLYQVAESKVEQFFASITLEDMERSCSQIEVIPSHAE
- a CDS encoding metallophosphoesterase family protein; this encodes MKIIVISDTHLPRRARKLPDSLLEALSDADLILHAGDWSDWDVYKLLSAYAPVEGVAGNTDPPEIGQKLGFSRIVEADGLRLGLVHGHLGSKSTEQNAIHTFAGQQVDAVIYGHSHIPVMHTVNDVLIFNPGSPTDRRRQPQYSFGIMTTGLGKLQAEHVFFDEK
- a CDS encoding sugar phosphate isomerase/epimerase family protein, whose translation is MKLSVFTVATPDLTADELASAAAAAGIEGIEWRYRGIPADAMSEEPSYWRHNRCSIDPDQWEEQVPAFREAAKKHDRQSIALVPYLSCGDLLATEQAFQAAQALGASMMRVGVPGYDRKTSYPELYKQAVHYLSEVQEMAQQYKVKAVVETHHQTIAPTASLAYRLVQSLDSQHVGVLYDPGNMVHEGYENHRMGLELLGPYLAHVHVKNAAWFNDTSSVNSISGVNERNTKISIAAAWHCQWAPLTEGVVNWLQVFRDLKSVGYDGYYGIEDFSGVLESKAMLQHFADVFAEIERRVDEEVQV
- a CDS encoding Gfo/Idh/MocA family protein — protein: MSLVRVAVIGIGNMGAAHARTLVAGEVPGAELVAVCDVRQEMGSWVSSNLPAAVTYWQDAEQMMSSGTIDAVIIATPHYDHPEKAIQAFQYGLHVMIEKPAGVYTKQVRKMNEAAAVSGKVFSMMYNQRTNPLYIKLRDLIASGELGEVRRTNWIITNWYRSQSYYDSGGWRATWAGEGGGVLINQDPHQLDLWQWTIGMMPVRMRAFCSFGKYRNIEVEDDVTAYVEYENGATGVFVTTTGEAPGTNRFEVNGDRGKIVIEDGQLTFWRLREPEPEFNQRFTGGFGQPECWKCEVPITGVETGHPGLIRNWIDAILNGTPLIAPGEEGIHGLTLSNAMLLSTWTDNWVDLPIDEDLFYEHLQQRIASSNTKKDKAGSSSQPADLSQTFK
- a CDS encoding Gfo/Idh/MocA family protein encodes the protein MAKDGMFYAPKSVKKEVVCGPGEFVIGAVALDHGHIYGMVGGLVEAGATLKWVYDPDPAKVEAFRKQFPQAQVAASEAEVLGDDEVQLVAGAAIPSERAPLGMRVMAAGKDYFTDKAPFTTLDQLSLAREEVKRTGKKYMVYYSERLHVESAVYAGQLIEQGAIGKVVQVMGTGPHRLNAGGRPEWFFQHEKYGGILCDIGSHQIEQFLTFASCTDAEVAFSRVNNFNHPQFPELEDFGEASLIGNNGASGYFRVDWFTPDGLGTWGDGRTVILGTDGYIELRKYIDVAREREGDQVYLVNHEGEYRYSVKGQVGYPFFGELIRDCLDRTENAMTQEHAFKAAELCLIAQHKAMSERVVWSSGAK
- a CDS encoding VOC family protein, with the translated sequence MILGLYEAHLPVSNLRQSIEFYSKLGLELAWRDEDTAFFWIEKEKSWVGLWEGEEHKISYHPSLRHLAFRVSYEDLRNSIKWLQTIEIDPVPFGKRDSIHPFVRPNQGNASVYFDDPDGNSLELMCFVSVPENLKNISNKLSIEEWEELLKETN
- a CDS encoding GrpB family protein, producing the protein MKNQKPVIIEEYNKEWAKAFNIIESILSNELSGLALRIEHVGSTSVPNLAAKPIIDIDVVIESMEYLPVVIKKLDELGYVHEGDLGIKNREAFARKDVYVPYSSEGYVKHEHHLYVCNRESDELKRHIMFRDILRKYPLLVSEYTNLKIQLSSKFRNNRNAYTEGKTEFVTRIMNEYKDVLWSISEDKDIR
- a CDS encoding metallophosphoesterase family protein, which translates into the protein MKRTIVISDIHGCIKEFNQLLLEIDYNSVVDQLILLGDYVDRGPDSKSVVDRVIDLVSNHKVIALRGNHDQRLYDLVNSQSREVRIKFLEHGGIQTIQSYCDTNSEITEEQLQQGIELIRTNYQHHTDFLGQLPLNYEDSHHIYVHAGLNPSYADWRKQPERDFMYIKDDFIRSRFDLKKKIVFGHTRTIDIHNQPDIWFSEDKIGVDGGCAYGMQLNCLIFQDGKYITEHIKKS